One region of Chanodichthys erythropterus isolate Z2021 chromosome 17, ASM2448905v1, whole genome shotgun sequence genomic DNA includes:
- the LOC137004114 gene encoding olfactory receptor 52K1-like → MILPSLNITLIFTSYGPSGALNYGVFLISLAVYLTTVFANVTLMLVICLDTSLHKPMYIFLFNLAINGLIGSSAVLPKIMENLVDELKDILYTDCILQVFFINVYATCAYAILTLMAYDRYVSICKPLQYHNIMTPAKIRLLLFIVYCVPICTLAVQVFLTSRLPVCRYTINKLFCDNLAVVNLSCVKNTWGDLYGICLVIAFVVLPLIFVILSYVQILFVSLKASVNARKKALKTCTPHLITFINFSLASLFSVIYNRFNFSLSKEVNVFMSIHFILIPPLLHPLIYGIRTKEISNSLKKILQRKILALGFNVKTEQMCNDALFISTK, encoded by the coding sequence atgattctgcCAAGTTTGAACATCACTCTGATTTTTACCAGTTATGGACCATCTGGTGCACTTAATTATGGAGTTTTTTTAATCTCTCTTGCAGTCTATCTTACaactgtttttgcaaatgtaACACTGATGCTGGTGATCTGCTTGGACACATCTCTCCATAAGCCCATgtacatatttttattcaacCTGGCTATTAATGGACTAATCGGATCATCCGCTGTACTTCCTAAAATAATGGAGAATCTTGTTGATGAGTTAAAAGATATACTGTATACTGACTGTATTCTtcaagtattttttattaatgtttatgcaACATGTGCTTATGCAATACTGACACTTATGGCATATGACAGGTATGTTTCAATTTGCAAGCCTCTACAATATCACAATATCATGACTCCCGCCAAAATTAGACTTCTGCTTTTTATTGTGTACTGTGTTCCTATCTGCACTTTAGCTGTACAGGTGTTTCTTACGTCGAGGTTGCCTGTGTGCAGGTATACAATAAACAAGTTGTTTTGTGACAATTTGGCCGTTGTTAATCTCTCCTGTGTCAAAAATACCTGGGGAGATCTGTATGGCATATGTCTGGTAATTGCTTTTGTTGTTCTACCTCTAATCTTTGTAATCTTATCATATGTGCAGATATTATTTGTCTCTTTGAAAGCATCAGTAAATGCCCGAAAGAAGGCTCTAAAAACATGTACACCACACttgattacttttattaatttttcattGGCCTCTCTTTTTTCTGTGATATACAATCGATTTAATTTTAGTCTTTCAAAAGAAGTTAATGTGTTTATGTCGATTCATTTTATTCTGATCCCTCCACTTCTACATCCACTTATTTATGGAATCAGAACAAAGGAGATCAGCAATAGcctcaaaaaaatattacaaagaaAAATACTTGCACTTGGATTTAACGTAAAGACTGAACAAATGTGTAATGATGCACTTTTTATTTCTACTAAATAA